From the Octopus sinensis linkage group LG28, ASM634580v1, whole genome shotgun sequence genome, one window contains:
- the LOC115225558 gene encoding early growth response protein 1-like — protein sequence MPKVTGKSSYDCDICKKYIHTGEKPFCCDVCGKAFSEGSKLTKHIRSHTGDKPYTCDICGKSFSDGAVLTKHKRIHTGEKPYQCDICGISFSRSGDLAKHRRVHIEIDTIML from the exons ATGCCGAAAGTGACAGGAAAATCCTCATAcgactgtgatatctgtaaaaa GTATAtccacacaggtgagaaaccattttgctgtgatgtctgtggcaaAGCATTCTCAGAAGGAAGTAAATTAACCAAACACATACGTAGTCACACAGGTGACAAACCttatacctgtgatatctgtggtaaatcattctctgatggagCTGTCTTAAccaaacacaaacgcattcacacaggagagaaaccatatcagtgtgacatTTGTGGGATATCATTCTCACGTAGCGGTGATTTAGCTAAACACAGACGTGTTCATATAGAGATAGACACCATAATGCTATGA